One region of Desulfobacterales bacterium genomic DNA includes:
- the tolB gene encoding Tol-Pal system beta propeller repeat protein TolB — protein sequence MRRSAIKLYILIMSVMLLSPAICWAEYDVIDITKPFLRKIPLAVPSFKNATGSEAEKQSSQTAADFLSDSLDFTGYFKILDRGSFLFDPQTNGVTLTDLNFQNWTVVGAELLITGYYELNGDNMTIELRLFDTFKARRVLGKKYSGKQANQRKIILRFCTEVIKYLTGSEGIFGSKIAFVSNGTGNKEIYVSAFDGYNPRRLTTNNAITLFPAWSSDGKWLAFTSYKSGNPDIYIRDLSNARESKLSKQGINITPAWVPGKFELAATLSFSGDQEIYLLTGSGKIIKRLTKSRGIDVTPSWSPDGKKFAFVSNRSGSAQIYIKEIASGRVNRLTYEGQKNTQPSWSPRGDKIAYTSQMDGGHHIFTIGIDGQDPTQLTYEPRDNEAATWSPDGSLIAFSSDREGPSRIYVMTAFGTDQRRLLVLAGEQTNPKWSMNHQNN from the coding sequence ATGAGAAGAAGTGCAATAAAACTTTACATCCTGATTATGAGCGTTATGTTACTTTCACCGGCAATTTGTTGGGCGGAATATGATGTGATTGATATCACCAAACCGTTCCTGCGAAAAATTCCGCTGGCCGTGCCGTCCTTTAAAAATGCAACCGGCTCAGAGGCAGAAAAACAATCGTCACAAACAGCAGCCGATTTTCTTTCCGATTCTCTGGACTTTACGGGTTATTTCAAGATTTTGGATCGTGGATCCTTTCTGTTTGACCCGCAGACAAACGGTGTTACCCTGACAGATCTCAATTTTCAGAACTGGACAGTCGTCGGTGCTGAGCTTCTGATCACCGGATACTATGAGCTCAATGGTGACAATATGACCATTGAGTTGCGTTTGTTTGACACCTTCAAGGCCCGGCGCGTACTCGGTAAAAAATACTCGGGAAAGCAGGCAAACCAGAGAAAAATTATTCTTCGTTTTTGCACCGAAGTGATCAAGTATCTGACCGGTAGCGAAGGCATATTTGGCAGTAAGATCGCATTCGTGTCCAACGGCACGGGCAACAAAGAGATTTATGTCAGCGCATTCGACGGATACAACCCCAGACGGTTGACAACAAACAACGCGATTACGCTCTTTCCGGCTTGGTCAAGCGACGGTAAGTGGCTGGCCTTTACATCGTATAAGTCCGGCAATCCGGATATTTATATCAGGGATCTGTCAAACGCCCGGGAATCAAAGCTCTCGAAACAAGGTATCAATATTACCCCGGCCTGGGTGCCGGGAAAATTCGAACTGGCGGCGACACTATCCTTTTCTGGGGATCAAGAAATTTATCTGTTGACTGGTTCAGGGAAAATTATTAAAAGGTTAACCAAAAGTCGCGGAATAGATGTAACGCCATCCTGGTCACCCGATGGCAAAAAATTTGCCTTTGTTTCCAACCGTTCCGGAAGCGCCCAGATTTACATCAAAGAGATCGCTTCCGGCAGAGTCAATAGACTGACCTATGAAGGGCAAAAAAATACTCAGCCCAGTTGGTCCCCACGAGGCGACAAAATTGCTTACACCTCTCAAATGGACGGGGGGCACCATATTTTCACCATTGGAATTGACGGACAAGATCCGACACAACTAACCTACGAGCCCAGGGATAACGAAGCCGCTACCTGGTCTCCAGATGGTAGCTTAATTGCCTTTAGCTCTGATCGTGAAGGGCCAAGCCGTATTTACGTTATGACTGCTTTTGGCACTGACCAGCGACGTTTATTGGTTCTGGCCGGTGAGCAGACAAACCCCAAGTGGTCAATGAATCATCAAAATAACTAA
- the pal gene encoding peptidoglycan-associated lipoprotein Pal: MQKKTWLIIAVLLVIPGLLFTVGCQKKAVSQAKAPAPAAEPAPAPAPKPMAKPPAGWNISQNNIYFEFDKSRLTPMAQDVLMRHAAWLRENPNATVTIEGHTDERGTNEYNLALGDRRADSAKAFLVDLGIASSRLTTISYGEERPLCMEQTEECWAKNRRAHFVVN, encoded by the coding sequence ATGCAAAAGAAGACTTGGTTGATAATAGCCGTGTTGTTGGTAATCCCCGGGTTGCTGTTCACTGTTGGCTGTCAAAAGAAAGCAGTCTCTCAGGCGAAAGCACCCGCACCGGCTGCGGAACCCGCACCGGCTCCGGCACCCAAGCCGATGGCAAAGCCACCTGCGGGCTGGAATATTTCCCAAAACAACATTTATTTTGAATTCGACAAATCCAGACTGACACCGATGGCACAGGATGTGCTTATGCGGCATGCGGCCTGGCTGCGCGAGAATCCCAATGCCACCGTCACGATTGAAGGCCACACCGATGAACGGGGAACCAATGAATACAACCTCGCTCTGGGGGATCGGCGTGCCGATAGCGCCAAGGCATTTTTGGTCGATCTTGGCATTGCATCATCGCGTCTGACCACCATCAGTTACGGTGAAGAACGTCCGCTGTGCATGGAGCAAACCGAAGAATGCTGGGCCAAAAACAGAAGGGCCCATTTTGTGGTAAATTAG
- the ybgF gene encoding tol-pal system protein YbgF produces MLRYVLLAGLMGVWGCATQSDVNTIDTRLTEMEMRDAQQRQNRVALESNIEERSQELRKQSASLRVILEEMNEDIRILSGRLEEMEYALKQQQQQAADLESKREQKLDSLTQSAEQHADRLNRMEQYLNLESSKKRAAAVVPAAPAKKRSSEDEIYRSAKQAFDQGDFDSAREKFKQFIKQYPNSKNADNAQFWIGEIYYREKWYEKAILEYQNVIEKYPKGNKAPAALLKQGLAFSNIGDTANAKLILQELGRKYPKSNEAKVAAEKLKTLK; encoded by the coding sequence ATGCTACGCTATGTCTTATTGGCCGGTCTGATGGGGGTCTGGGGATGCGCGACCCAATCAGATGTAAACACAATTGACACGCGCCTGACGGAGATGGAAATGCGTGATGCGCAGCAGCGCCAAAACAGAGTCGCGCTCGAATCGAATATTGAGGAAAGGAGCCAGGAACTCAGAAAGCAATCCGCCAGTTTGCGGGTGATACTTGAAGAAATGAACGAAGACATCCGGATACTGAGCGGTCGCCTTGAAGAAATGGAGTATGCGCTCAAACAGCAACAGCAACAAGCAGCTGATTTAGAGAGCAAAAGAGAACAAAAACTGGACAGCTTAACGCAAAGCGCCGAGCAACATGCAGATCGGCTCAATCGCATGGAACAATATCTGAATTTGGAATCATCCAAAAAACGGGCAGCCGCAGTAGTTCCTGCTGCACCTGCCAAAAAGCGGTCATCGGAAGATGAGATTTACCGATCCGCCAAACAGGCATTCGATCAAGGTGATTTCGACTCTGCACGCGAGAAGTTTAAGCAATTTATCAAGCAATATCCAAATTCGAAAAATGCGGATAACGCTCAGTTTTGGATTGGTGAAATTTATTACCGTGAAAAATGGTATGAGAAAGCGATCCTTGAGTATCAAAATGTGATTGAAAAATATCCGAAAGGCAACAAGGCACCGGCTGCGCTTTTAAAGCAGGGGTTGGCATTCTCCAATATTGGTGATACGGCCAATGCCAAGCTGATTTTGCAAGAATTGGGTCGTAAGTATCCCAAATCTAACGAAGCCAAGGTGGCCGCCGAAAAATTGAAGACATTAAAATAA
- a CDS encoding crossover junction endodeoxyribonuclease RuvC: protein MVKIIGIDPGLAATGIGIVSGLGPKIVSYSLGCIHTTKSTPLPGRLDKIFSKLHQLLKNENPDLMVIEDVYSLNRYPKSGIILGQVTGVIQLAGFHAGIPAIEVPVREAKQILTGNGNSSKAQLEKAVRHRLNHKTRIKPVHASDAAGLALIGLYRYQDGLGAAK from the coding sequence ATGGTTAAGATTATTGGCATAGATCCCGGCCTAGCGGCCACTGGTATCGGAATTGTCAGCGGGTTGGGGCCAAAAATCGTTAGCTACTCTCTTGGATGCATTCATACCACCAAATCCACCCCTTTACCCGGTCGTCTCGATAAAATCTTTTCCAAGCTTCATCAACTCTTAAAAAATGAAAATCCGGATTTAATGGTCATCGAAGATGTCTATTCCTTGAACCGATATCCAAAGTCGGGTATCATTCTGGGCCAGGTGACCGGTGTTATCCAACTGGCCGGTTTTCATGCAGGTATACCTGCCATCGAAGTACCGGTAAGAGAGGCCAAACAAATTTTAACGGGCAATGGCAACTCCAGCAAAGCCCAGCTTGAGAAGGCCGTGCGGCATCGATTGAACCATAAGACCCGCATCAAACCCGTCCATGCATCCGATGCAGCCGGGCTGGCGCTTATTGGGTTATACCGCTATCAAGATGGGCTTGGTGCTGCAAAGTAA
- a CDS encoding OB-fold domain-containing protein produces MIGYIEGKILKKEDERVLVLANQVGYEILLPAYVMETLKPRKAGDEIALYVFYQQTERQPKPILIGFNLEAEKEFFQSFISVEDIGPLKAVKALSIPVSDVAEAIESRDVQSLTRLKGIGARTAQKIIATLEGKMGKFALICKTEKPEAKPVEDFPEQVFEVLAKQLGHKAADAKRMIADALKRKPAITSPEQLLDEIYRGEKA; encoded by the coding sequence ATGATTGGTTATATTGAAGGCAAAATTTTGAAAAAAGAAGATGAACGGGTTCTCGTGCTGGCCAATCAGGTGGGGTATGAAATTTTGCTGCCGGCTTATGTGATGGAGACCCTAAAACCTCGCAAAGCCGGTGACGAGATCGCGCTTTATGTTTTTTATCAGCAAACCGAAAGGCAACCGAAACCGATCTTAATTGGGTTTAACCTTGAAGCCGAAAAAGAATTTTTTCAATCCTTCATTTCGGTCGAAGATATTGGGCCCTTAAAAGCTGTCAAAGCCTTGAGCATTCCGGTCAGTGATGTTGCCGAGGCTATCGAAAGTCGTGATGTTCAAAGCCTTACCCGGCTCAAAGGCATTGGTGCGCGGACGGCTCAAAAAATAATTGCTACCCTTGAAGGCAAGATGGGCAAATTTGCGCTTATTTGCAAAACCGAAAAACCCGAAGCCAAACCGGTGGAAGATTTTCCAGAGCAGGTTTTCGAAGTCCTTGCGAAGCAGCTTGGCCACAAGGCCGCTGATGCCAAGCGGATGATCGCTGACGCCCTTAAGCGCAAACCGGCGATAACCTCACCCGAACAGCTGTTAGATGAAATTTATCGGGGCGAAAAAGCGTGA
- the ruvB gene encoding Holliday junction branch migration DNA helicase RuvB yields MSDELIKYSSEKKGLISGSALPEDLESDILSLRPERLTDYVGQEEVVETLKIAIQAATQRDEPMDHVLFHGPPGLGKTTLAHIIANEMQGNLTVTSGPALEKGGDLVGILTHLEAGDILFIDEIHRTPKAVEEFMYPAMEDFAIDFIFDKGVHARSHRYRLNRFTLVGATTRVGLLSAPLRDRFVIFRSLDFYNDDDLVKIAKRSAKLLNVIIDTAGAVELAKRSRGTPRIVNRLLKRVRDYSQVKADGVITQATVEGALELEGVDKSGLTDLDRRYLKTIIEYYTGGPVGIEAIAATLQEESDTLVDIVEPYLLKIGFVLRTSSGRKATEAAYKHLGFRIQGKLFS; encoded by the coding sequence ATGTCTGATGAGCTCATAAAATATTCTTCAGAAAAGAAAGGACTGATCAGCGGCTCAGCGTTACCTGAAGATCTGGAGTCGGATATTCTATCTTTGCGGCCGGAGCGGCTTACCGATTATGTGGGGCAGGAAGAAGTTGTCGAAACCCTAAAAATTGCCATCCAGGCTGCCACCCAGCGGGATGAACCCATGGACCATGTTTTATTTCATGGCCCCCCGGGCCTGGGTAAAACAACCTTGGCGCACATTATCGCCAATGAGATGCAGGGTAATCTCACGGTAACCTCTGGCCCGGCCCTTGAAAAAGGCGGTGATCTGGTCGGTATTCTTACCCATCTGGAGGCAGGTGACATTTTATTCATCGATGAAATCCATCGAACCCCCAAAGCGGTTGAGGAGTTTATGTATCCGGCCATGGAGGATTTTGCGATTGATTTTATTTTTGACAAAGGCGTGCATGCACGCAGCCATCGCTATCGGTTGAACCGCTTTACATTGGTGGGCGCGACGACTCGCGTGGGCCTGCTGTCGGCGCCGCTGCGAGACCGATTTGTTATTTTTCGCAGCCTTGATTTTTATAACGATGACGACCTGGTTAAAATTGCCAAACGTTCTGCTAAACTATTGAACGTTATAATCGATACTGCTGGTGCAGTGGAGCTGGCAAAGCGTTCCCGGGGGACTCCCCGGATTGTTAATCGATTGCTCAAACGGGTGCGGGACTACAGCCAGGTGAAGGCCGACGGCGTCATCACCCAGGCAACTGTTGAGGGCGCTCTTGAATTGGAAGGAGTGGATAAAAGCGGTTTGACGGATCTCGATCGCCGCTATTTGAAAACCATCATCGAATACTACACCGGCGGTCCGGTCGGAATTGAGGCAATTGCGGCCACGTTGCAGGAAGAATCCGATACATTGGTGGATATTGTCGAGCCTTATCTGCTGAAAATCGGTTTTGTGCTGAGGACCTCTTCCGGTCGAAAAGCCACTGAGGCGGCATATAAACATCTGGGCTTTCGGATACAGGGCAAGCTGTTTTCTTAG
- a CDS encoding SAM-dependent chlorinase/fluorinase produces MSVITMLTDFGTADEYVGVMKGVLLSVCPEVSVIDISHHIDPQDVTQAALLIPGYFHYFPHGTIHIIVVDPGVGSQRAILTVQFRKHFFIAPDNGVLSLLLRDQKSDTIIRVENSNYFLKPLSATFHGRDIFAALAGHMACGTKLDVLGTRIQKQDIVQLSDLTCQVSDSGALVGKIVSIDRFGNLITNIDSIQLNALCESDTAKQPQIQIGSLTIYGMTKTYADADPATPLVLIGSRGYMEIALNCGNAQQQLNAHKGDPIRVTLS; encoded by the coding sequence ATGTCTGTGATTACAATGTTAACGGATTTCGGCACTGCTGATGAATATGTTGGTGTGATGAAAGGTGTTTTACTTTCGGTTTGCCCTGAAGTATCGGTGATTGATATTTCACACCACATCGATCCGCAGGATGTCACTCAAGCGGCCTTGCTGATACCCGGTTATTTTCATTATTTTCCGCATGGAACAATCCATATTATCGTCGTAGACCCGGGCGTTGGCAGCCAACGCGCCATTTTAACCGTTCAATTTCGCAAGCATTTTTTTATCGCTCCGGACAATGGGGTGCTAAGTCTTTTGCTGAGAGATCAAAAATCTGATACAATTATTCGGGTAGAAAATTCCAATTATTTTCTCAAGCCGCTGAGCGCTACTTTTCACGGGCGCGATATTTTTGCTGCGTTGGCCGGGCATATGGCCTGCGGCACCAAGCTCGATGTGTTGGGCACCCGAATCCAAAAGCAGGACATCGTGCAGTTAAGCGATTTGACCTGTCAGGTTTCGGATAGCGGAGCGCTTGTTGGAAAAATCGTATCCATTGATCGCTTTGGCAATCTGATCACCAACATTGATTCGATTCAGTTGAATGCGTTGTGCGAATCGGATACGGCCAAGCAACCCCAGATTCAGATCGGATCGCTGACGATTTACGGTATGACCAAAACTTATGCCGATGCGGACCCGGCGACACCGCTTGTTCTCATCGGCAGTCGCGGATATATGGAGATTGCCCTGAATTGCGGCAATGCGCAGCAGCAGTTGAATGCCCATAAGGGAGATCCCATTCGTGTAACCTTATCATGA